The nucleotide window ATCCAATTAAATATTCCCGTTGGTTCCAATTTAATTGGAGGATAATACTTTTTCTTTGCAGCGGAAACTTTCTGAATCTATTCAGAAACAATTCTATACTCTTTTACTCTCTAAGCAATTTCAACCGAttggttcaaaaatgcattggAGAAACAACAATTTAATCTTTTACTTTAGTTCAATTCACTTTAAAAAAAcacttttattttatttgcaGCGGAAAAACATGAATAAAACATTCATTAACTTTTTTTTCTTTACAGAAACTTTTCTTTGACCAAATAAAATTCATGAACTTTATTATTTTCTTTATTAAATTCATGAACAATTATTTTCCTGaaatttttctatttttattttcaAAGACTTTTTCTGTTTACTTCTCAGAACATTTTCTTTTACTTTTCTGTACTCTAAACAAAAGTTTGTTGGAAAAACGAATAGCCAACTCCAGCCGGCCTCGTCCTAGGCACAGGAGGCCCGCAGTGGCTCACGGCCTTCTCCCCCAGAGCGCTCACGCGAGCCGAGCCGCCTCCACCTGGCCTGGGCCGCCCGTGGCTGCAGCCGCGGCTCCTTTTCGGCCCAAAAGCCCATGCTGAGGCTAGGGTTTTGATCTCGGCCGTCAGACGCGATCCAACGATCCAGCGCCGATCTCGCCCGATCAAAACGGTCCAGCCGCGCCGCTCGGGCAAAACCCTAACCTATTCTTCCGTTTCCTCTGTCGGTCTCGCACGCGGCTCTCTCCGGCCACTCGGCTACCGCGTCGTGCCGGTCGTCGACGACGGCCATCGCGCCGCGCCGTGCCGCGCGAGCTCTTGCTCTTTCCCTCCCCACGCGTCGCACGAGCCCCTTTTTCCTCTCGCTCTCGCCCGCACGCGGCTGTGTCTGTCCAGGTCGCCGGGCCACCGCGCCGCGCGCAGTTGCCGGCGACGGTCACCGCGCCGTGCCAGGTCACCGCACCTTTCTTCCTTTCCTCCCTTCATTTCTCCCCCCGAGTCAAGCAACAGAGAGAGAAAGAGACGAGCGGTCAAGCCCTCCTTTGCCCCCGTTCGCGCCCGAGGGCCGTGGAgcggacggcggcggcgccgtGGCCTTCCCCCTCGCCGGCTGTGCGTCCACCTTGCAGTGAGCGCGTCGCCGTCGAGTGGTTTGGCCGCGGTGCATCCTTTGCCCTTTTCAGGGTTGGTTCTTCGTCCGGCGCCTCGGCTTGCCGATGCGCGCCCGGATCGAGAGGAACGGCGCGGCCATGATGGCGGCGCTACTTTTTCCGGTTTGGATTCGTTCTTTGCCCTGTCAATTAGGGTTCCAGGGGAGGGGGTAATATCTTTTCCTTTGATTTCAACCGAAGAAACCCTATGCCCAAACCTGTCTGATACCATTGATAGACTTTGGATCGGGTAGGCTTAGGGATCCTGGTGGTCCTACCTTCACCTTGTGGCTCGAGGAGCTCccggtgccggccatggcgaCGATGGCCTGTTGTGATGGCAGAGAGTAGTGGGCGAAGTGGTGGCGGCGCTTCCCGTCAGCACTGCACTAACCCTAGATCGGTAGGGGATTAGGTGGGGTGTACGGCGCTGGACGAACCTTGTGATGCGAGCCGTCGGCCCCCACCTCTTTATATAGTGCAGGTGACAGGGGCCCGTCACCCATAGTGGGTTGAGCACCCCCGATCAGGGCGCGGATCTAAGGGCCCGGTGGGCCGTTGGGCCCACATGGTGGAGATCATCCTAACATTCAGATCTTTAAATGGGGAACGCTCGGCTGATCCTAACGCAAACGGACGATGATTCCTCATCTGTGACATGTATTGGGGAACATCCTAAATTAGTAGAATGACAAAACAATGGTACATAGGGATCTTAAGAGTAGGTATGAGCTGTGATGTAATATTGAGAAGCTTAATTCTTAAATCCTAAATCAGTCCAATGACAAAACGATGCTACACAGGGATCTTAAGAGTAGGCATGCGGAGTTGTCATGTAATATTGAGAAGCTCAATTCATAAATGTTTGAGTAAATCAAACTGTTAAGTGTTTTAGTAAATCTGAAACTGTGACAAAATGGACCTTAGATGCAGGGAATGGTGATGAGTGGGAATGCTCTGAACCTGTATAAATAAAGTAGGTGTTCTTAGGGAGGAGGCaaaaatagtactccctccgttccaaattacttgtcgtaggtatggatgtatctagatgtattttagttctagatacatccatttctgcgacgagtaatttggaacggagggagtagatataAAATATTGTGAGTGAGATTGCCTAAATATCTTTGATCAGAAAGCTCAGAATCTTCTGGATGGTAATTTTCGTGCCACCCGAGGAATGTGCAGGATTTTGAGAGCATTGAAAAGGTAATTGGAGTGACAGCAAACAATTTGTGAACCATACAAAGAGCTTAAATACTCATAAATCAGATTGAGCTTAAATACTCATAAACCAGACTCTAACCCTTTTAGTGCTGGGTGTGGCATTGGCGTTGGATCGTGATAATTCACCTGCGGCAATTGTCCCAGAATAATGGTGATTAATTTTGTTTGCTGTGTGGAAGGATCATCTATGCACTAAAATAATCATAACCAGAAGGATCATGTATGCATCAGATTGTCTTGTTTGGAAGGAACATAACCACAAGCATGCTGTTCAAACAATTCACAATTCAATGTAAAGAAAACTTACTGGCTGGATGAGGTCGTTGTCGGCAGCAGAGGAGGACACCGCCACCCGGCCGCGCTCGCGTTTTTCCGAGTGGCAGCAGAGGAAGGCCGGCGGGATGCTCTCGCTCTCCCACCTTGTTGGGGCAGCAGAGGAGGACCGGCGGGCGACTGCTCATGCTCGCGGCGGAGGAGAAGAGGATGGGCGGGAGGAGGGCGGCAGAGGACCGGCGGGCGGCGGAAGGTGGGCGAGGATGAGCAGGAGGCGGGAGAGGATGGCGGGCGGCTGCTGACGGTCGCGGCGGCTCCGGCTGTCCCGCGGCGACGGGCTGTGGCGGCTCCCCCGGTACGCGACGGGTGGCGGCCTCCAGCTGTCCCAGGGCGAAGGGCGCGACGGTCGGCCGCGACTTGCGGCGACTCCCGCAGCGAAGGAGGGCGGCGCCCGCGGCGAAAGGCGCGACGGTGGTGTGATAAGAAACAATCTTCTGCCTAGATTAACTCATTATAATGAAATGTTGGGTTTCCACGAGAGGTTCTGGGATGGTCCGGCTCCCGCAGCGAAGGAGCGACGGGCGGCGGACGGCGCGGGGAGGAGCAAGAGGGGGCGAGAGGTTGTGCGGAGGGGGTGAGAGATCGTGCGTGCATGTTTTTTAAAGGGCGTGGCTGGTTAGCGATCGATTATGGGTGGGTTAGCTATCGATTAAGGGCGTGATTGGTTGCGTTAAACATAGAAAGATTAAGAGCCATTAGATTTGGATGATGAATGAATGTGATTGTTTGGATCTGGCCCTCTCTTCTTTTTATAGTAGTAGTAGATAGTAGATGAACTAGATTTGGGAAAGTTTGGGCTGACTGTCCAAATGGTTGGATTTTGGCTATGCGCCCGTTTGATGTCGGAACATATCCGGACGTAGGATGAGCTTTGACCTTCCAAACGACCTTAATCATTTGTTCAAATCATTTATATGGACTGTAGCCCGTAGCAACGTGATTTCCCGTATTTCGCAAGATGTGCCAAGTGCACATTTCATAATTTATTTTCGTTTGACATTGAATTGAGGAAATCAGGGAAAATATGAAATGGGTTCATCACTACGGTGCCATCACGACCATCACAAAATTAGAGGAAAGAAAGCTATTTTAAGCGCCAAAAATATTTGAATTTGTGTCCATCTTTGAATTGAGAAATAAATGTGACAATTGCGACACACGATGGAACAAGGGAGGCGATGCATAAAACCAAGCAGGTTTTCCGCTCCCCCCCTACACCGGTGCTGGACTAGGGTGTTCTTCCTGGAGGAAGGAAAGCAAAGCGCTGCATGTCGTTGTCACTTGCTGCGGCTCCCGTTGCACTGGTGAACGAAACCGTTGCCGTTGGCGCTGCCGTTCATGTGGATCCCATTACTGCCGCTGCTGCTGCCTGCGTCCCTTCGCTTCACGGTGGCTTTCTTTAGCCCCCATATGCGAATGGTATGATCATCGCTCGCAGATGCAAGCATATGTGGATTTGTAGGGTTCCAGCTTACGCAGTTGACTGCACCCGAGTGGCCAGACAGGGTCTCGATAACATCTCCACTAGCTCTGTGCCATATATAGACCTGACAAATTAAGAAAATTCATGACACGGAGTTGTCAAACTGAACCAATGACACTGAAAATGTCACAAATGTTGTATATACAGTTATGCTTTATTAGATATACAGTAGAAGGCAGCTTTTCCAGTTCAGTCACTAGGTTCTCCAGTAACATTGGCTTGCaagatactccctccatcccaaaatttttgtcttagatttgtctaaatacggatgtatcaagtcacgttttagtattagatacattcGTATTTAGACAagtctaagacaagaattttgagatggagggagtagcaaaTATAACTTCAAAGTTTCTGGaatctactccctctgttcctaagtacaagtctttttagagatttcaatacgaACTACATACCAATGTATATAGACCTACATTAGAGTGcaaattcactcattttgctccatgtgtagtccatattggaatctctaaaaagacttacatttaggaacggagggagtagcattaTCTAGAAGCTACTCCCTCGGTCCCATAATGTAAGTGTTATAATAACACTCACATATTGGTTGtaataacatcttatattatgggatggagtaATAAATAATAGAAATGATGCGGACAACATAATTTATTGATTTATTTGCATCCACAGTCAATATATCATACCTTTGCGTCTTCGCTTCCACTGGCAATAAAGGCCTGCTCAGATCCACCGAAACATGACCTTATCACAAACCGGCTGCGCTTATGGCCAGTGTACCGTTTAACTCGAATGGGATCGTTCCTTATGTTCCACAAATGAATCTGCTCATTTACAAGATTTACAAGCAAGAAATCACCATCTTCCGAAAGAGAAAATGAAGTGACTGTATGCTCCTCTTCAATCAGCCTCTCCTGTTTTGTGTCCCTATTGAATAACAGAATTGCGGAATCTCTACTGGTGCTTATTATAAGTTTGCCATCTTTTGAGACAGCAAAATCAGATGTTTTCGTTGACCTCTGCCCTTCCCAGCAATCTGCTTGTTTTCCATCTAAATCCCACAAGCAAAGGCTTTGATCATTTAAACCAGACAATATTTGCTTTCCATCTGGAAACCAACCACATGACAACAGACCAACGCCATATTTTTCATAAACATGAATACATTCGCCAGATTCAACATCCCAGCGCCggatgacttcttccattccaCATGTGAGAAGCTGGCAATCATCAGGGCTCCATGCAACCATCATCACTGGTTTCTCATGACCAGTCAATGTATGCTTCAGCAATAGTTCTCCATCTTCATCAACCTAGGATAACGAATACTCACATTACTGCAAGCAAGGAGAAGACTGTTTTGTGTTGCATCAACTATCGAGGTGATCGTGAAAATGTAActtcatcatcattatcagtaaaCAAACATACGAGTGGAATGCAGCTAGCTTCCTGGAACAATGCGGAAGAGGAAAACAGAAAATCGGGTTCATGTTCATCTGGGTCTCGAATGGGTTCAAGTGTTGAAGGAAATAATGGAAATTTTATGCAGATAAGTTTTGACATTTTAAAATAAGGAGCAACAGTAAGTGTGTGACCACCAAAAAAAATCAGAACACCTTTCAGATAAGCTAACCATTCCTCACATGCATAGAGACCAAAGCTCTAGGGTTGTGGAGTTGTTCATTGAAGTGTAACCAGAAGAAACACACTTCCATGTTCAACGGTGACAGGCCAAGAGAAAAGTGTTTGGTCACATGATCATGGAGTAAAACTGACAAACATATTAATCAAATATATTTGGTGCTGAAGCTAAACATTGTACAAATAGGCTCCGATGAAACTAATCATGTAAAAAAGGCAATCTTGTATCTTTCACTTAAATTTGCACAAATAACAAAATATTCTGGACAACAATTTTCAGACAGAACAAATAGCAGGTGAGCAGCCAAGCATGAATGAGAGAGTGCATCCAGTTTTCACATGGGGTGCAAAACTGGAAAGTAAGGGGTAAGTGACTGCACTGTTAACACCAATTAAGAATGTCAAAAGTCAGAAGCATAGATACCTTCCATATGACTGCAGTTTTATCGTTTGATGCCGATGCTAAATACTTCCCATTGTTTGAAAATTGGAGAAACCATACTTCGTCACTGTGTGCACACAAAACCTGCAATAATTTTACTTTCTTCTGATTTAGTAGTACAAGTGATAAGTATACATCTAACAGTGTGTCATCATGCAACACAAAACATAACAGGCATTTACTGTTTTACACTAGGAATGAAAGGCACATCAGGACCCTCGGCTGATAGGATGTTTTCGTGAATAGAAAAATTGCACTCAGCTAACATCTATCTTTCTCGGCCAGTTGTCCATACAGAAACAGCAAGTCCAATACTTCCTCATGCAAATCTCAATTTGTTTGTACCCTTTGGAACCTAAATATATATTGTAAAAAATATTCGAATAGCAAGACAGAAGGGGGGGAGGGGTGGCGCTATACAGATGCTCAAGAGTTGAGAGGCTTATATGTTATGCATATATTGTAAGTAAAGTGGGCTTTCGCTTCTTCGGTTAAGATGACTATGTTTTACACTTTAACTATCCAACAACAGCAAAACCAAAGTATACAAGTAGTCAAACATACACGCTCGCGGCTGCAAGCACATACAATCCAAAGAGAAAGGGTAGATAATAGAACAGAACTTCTAATGATGAGACATCAAATAAAAGCAATGACACATAGTCTACTATCTATCTATCTACTCCTAATTAAAAAGCACGAGTTTGGCGAATCCAAATGATCTGAGCCATCCAACCACCTATATCCAACGTCTCACGCTGCTCCAATGATATATCATCGATCACATATCAATA belongs to Triticum urartu cultivar G1812 chromosome 7, Tu2.1, whole genome shotgun sequence and includes:
- the LOC125525145 gene encoding WD repeat-containing protein 26 homolog — its product is MGGFEDDEPPSKRARASSVESATLSDIPCYSKPTNPLGGTMARPLTSQGKEVMVGSKGLIKRDEFVRIITKSLYTLGYEKTGAILEEESGITLHSPPVNVFRKQVLDGNWDSAVVTLNTLDLLDENIVKSAVFLLLEQKFFELLRNGNVMGAMKTLQSEISPLGINRKRVHEMASCLISSPQNVLVGFSKPGIESSNSRFKLLEELQKVLPPTVMVPERRLENLVEQALTVQREACYLHNSVDGLSLYIDHHCGRDQIPSQALQVLCAHSDEVWFLQFSNNGKYLASASNDKTAVIWKVDEDGELLLKHTLTGHEKPVMMVAWSPDDCQLLTCGMEEVIRRWDVESGECIHVYEKYGVGLLSCGWFPDGKQILSGLNDQSLCLWDLDGKQADCWEGQRSTKTSDFAVSKDGKLIISTSRDSAILLFNRDTKQERLIEEEHTVTSFSLSEDGDFLLVNLVNEQIHLWNIRNDPIRVKRYTGHKRSRFVIRSCFGGSEQAFIASGSEDAKVYIWHRASGDVIETLSGHSGAVNCVSWNPTNPHMLASASDDHTIRIWGLKKATVKRRDAGSSSGSNGIHMNGSANGNGFVHQCNGSRSK